A genomic window from Pyxicephalus adspersus chromosome 2, UCB_Pads_2.0, whole genome shotgun sequence includes:
- the LOC140324883 gene encoding cornifelin homolog B-like — protein MQTVTVQPTPVLSQTVMVSQAQPKGWSSGICDCCEDMSTCCFAFWCFPCFQCATVSDHGECLCLPLLDQTCLGYSPACPPISMAMRASVRERYKIPGSICDDCCMLYWCLCCAWCQMAREIKKYKHPASIVTAQTTTMSMPGQPMVYPAYQPRPTSFVNENTGRY, from the exons ATGCAGACCGTCACAGTACAGCCGACCCCGGTGCTCTCCCAGACGGTGATGGTGTCACAGGCCCAACCAAAAGGCTGGAGCTCCGGGATCTGTGACTGCTGCGAGGACATGAGCACAT GTTGTTTTGCCTTCTGGTGCTTCCCCTGCTTCCAGTGTGCGACGGTCAGTGACCATGGAGAGTGCCTGTGTCTCCCCCTGCTGGATCAGACCTGTTTGGGTTACTCCCCAGCGTGTCCTCCTATATCAATGGCAATGAGAGCATCCGTCCGGGAGCGATACAAAATCCCT GGATCTATCTGTGATGATTGCTGCATGCTGTATTGGTGTCTGTGCTGCGCCTGGTGTCAGATGGCTCGGGAGATTAAGAAATACAAGCATCCGGCGTCCATTGTTACGGCTCAGACCACCACCATGTCGATGCCAGGGCAGCCCATGGTGTATCCTGCGTACCAACCTCGGCCAACCAGCTTTGTGAATGAGAACACAGGGCGCTACTAG